A portion of the Rhodococcus pseudokoreensis genome contains these proteins:
- a CDS encoding adenosine-specific kinase has product MVSEEAIVDLQIVAIDKPEDMNVIVGQSHFIKTVEDVHEALVGVSPHLRFGIAFCEASGPRLVRNSGNDDRLVELATRNAVAVGAGHSFFVFLEDGYPVNVLNTLKQVPEVCGIFCATANPVEMIVAETELGRGIAGVIDGHPPAGVETSDDVADRKALLRTIGYKL; this is encoded by the coding sequence ATGGTATCCGAGGAGGCCATCGTGGACCTGCAGATCGTGGCGATCGACAAGCCCGAAGACATGAACGTGATCGTGGGGCAGTCCCACTTCATCAAGACCGTCGAGGACGTGCACGAGGCGCTGGTGGGAGTGAGTCCGCACCTCCGGTTCGGTATCGCGTTCTGCGAGGCGTCGGGGCCCCGCCTCGTGCGCAACTCCGGCAACGACGACCGCCTCGTCGAGTTGGCCACCCGCAACGCCGTCGCCGTCGGCGCGGGCCACTCGTTCTTCGTGTTTCTGGAGGACGGCTATCCGGTGAACGTCCTGAACACGCTGAAACAGGTGCCGGAGGTGTGCGGCATCTTCTGCGCCACCGCCAACCCCGTCGAAATGATCGTGGCCGAGACGGAACTCGGCCGGGGCATCGCCGGCGTGATCGACGGGCACCCGCCGGCCGGTGTGGAGACGAGTGACGACGTCGCCGACCGCAAGGCGTTGCTGCGGACGATCGGCTACAAACTCTGA
- a CDS encoding DinB family protein encodes MAITPDTKNWTWVLDRACPDCGFDSAATRYEDIPALVRANADAWSPVLARPDVTVRPDEQTWSALEYAAHVRDVFRIFDVRLRLILDEADPLFPNWDQDETAIAERYNEQDPAVVDAELRAAGAAVADDFEAVAPDLRARTGRRSDGASFTVETLARYFVHDPIHHLHDVSG; translated from the coding sequence ATGGCGATCACTCCCGACACGAAGAACTGGACCTGGGTCCTCGACCGGGCGTGCCCCGACTGCGGGTTCGACTCGGCGGCAACCCGGTACGAGGACATTCCCGCTCTGGTCCGGGCGAACGCGGACGCCTGGTCGCCGGTCCTCGCCCGCCCCGACGTGACGGTCCGGCCGGACGAGCAGACGTGGTCGGCCCTCGAGTACGCGGCGCACGTTCGCGACGTGTTCCGGATCTTCGACGTCCGGCTCCGGCTCATCCTCGACGAGGCGGATCCCCTGTTCCCGAACTGGGACCAGGACGAGACCGCGATCGCCGAGCGCTACAACGAGCAGGATCCGGCCGTCGTGGACGCCGAACTGCGTGCGGCAGGCGCCGCGGTGGCGGACGACTTCGAGGCCGTCGCCCCAGACCTCCGGGCGCGGACCGGGCGGCGGAGCGACGGCGCCTCGTTCACGGTCGAGACCCTCGCCCGGTATTTTGTCCACGACCCGATTCACCATCTCCACGACGTGTCGGGGTAA
- a CDS encoding NDMA-dependent alcohol dehydrogenase, which yields MKTKGAILWGLNEPWSVEEIEIGDPVAGEVQIRMEAAGMCHSDHHIVTGSMPMASFPVMGGHEGSGVITKLGPEVKDLEVGDHVVLSFVPACGRCPACSAGHQNLCDLGMGLLSGLAISDGTFRIHARGENVIPMCLLGTFSPYMVVHETSVVKIDKDIPFDVAALVGCGVPTGWGSATRMAEVKPGESVVIMGVGGVGMSALQGAVASGARQIFAIDPVPWKREQALKFGATHAFESAAAAIEPIIALTNGLMAQKTIITVGEMRGEYVEEALLLTSKFGTCVVTAMGAMTDMDVKLNLFLFSMLQKDLKGTIFGGGNARVEIPNLLAMYKSGQLNLDDMITRTYSLEGVNDGYQDMLDGKNIRGVIRYTEADW from the coding sequence ATGAAGACCAAGGGTGCGATCCTGTGGGGCCTGAACGAGCCGTGGTCGGTCGAGGAGATCGAGATCGGCGATCCGGTTGCGGGCGAGGTGCAGATTCGCATGGAAGCCGCCGGAATGTGCCACTCCGACCACCACATCGTCACCGGTTCGATGCCCATGGCGTCCTTCCCGGTGATGGGCGGCCACGAAGGGTCCGGCGTCATCACCAAGCTGGGCCCGGAGGTCAAGGATCTCGAAGTCGGCGACCACGTGGTGCTCTCCTTCGTACCCGCCTGCGGGCGCTGTCCGGCGTGCTCGGCGGGACATCAGAATCTCTGTGACCTCGGCATGGGGCTCCTGAGCGGGCTGGCGATCAGCGACGGCACGTTCCGCATCCACGCGCGCGGAGAGAACGTCATCCCCATGTGCCTGCTCGGGACGTTCTCGCCGTACATGGTCGTACACGAGACGTCGGTCGTGAAGATCGACAAGGACATTCCCTTCGACGTCGCCGCCCTCGTCGGCTGCGGCGTACCCACCGGGTGGGGTTCGGCGACGCGGATGGCGGAGGTGAAGCCGGGCGAATCCGTCGTCATCATGGGTGTCGGCGGTGTCGGCATGAGCGCGCTGCAGGGCGCGGTGGCGTCCGGGGCCCGTCAGATCTTCGCCATCGACCCGGTGCCGTGGAAGCGGGAACAGGCGCTGAAGTTCGGGGCCACCCACGCGTTCGAGAGCGCCGCCGCCGCGATCGAGCCGATCATCGCACTCACCAACGGGCTGATGGCGCAGAAGACGATCATCACGGTCGGGGAGATGCGCGGCGAATACGTCGAGGAAGCCCTGCTGCTCACCAGTAAGTTCGGCACGTGCGTCGTCACGGCGATGGGCGCGATGACCGACATGGACGTCAAGCTGAACCTGTTCCTCTTCTCGATGCTGCAGAAGGACCTGAAGGGCACCATCTTCGGCGGCGGCAACGCCCGCGTCGAGATCCCGAACCTGCTCGCCATGTACAAGTCGGGGCAGCTGAACCTCGACGACATGATCACCCGCACCTACAGCCTCGAAGGGGTCAACGACGGGTACCAGGACATGCTCGACGGCAAGAACATTCGCGGCGTCATCCGGTACACCGAAGCCGACTGGTGA
- a CDS encoding serine hydrolase domain-containing protein, with amino-acid sequence MQSLDQIARWPVDNAAAVVLSRDEGVIGEYGDQQRVFPLASVTKLLCAYAVLVATEEGAVELDQSAGPEGSTVRHLLAHASGLAFDADRVQTAPGRKRIYSSAGYEVLADFLTAETSIEFADYVAESVFAPLAMTASALVGPAGHGAQASAGDLGRFAAELFRPALISPQTFADATSVQFPGLDGILPGYGSQRPNDWGLGFEIRSGKSPHWTGTGNSPQTFGHFGQSGTFLWVDPVAGLACVALTDRDFGDWAKPVWTELSDGILSERRRR; translated from the coding sequence GTGCAGAGTCTCGATCAGATCGCCCGATGGCCCGTGGACAACGCTGCGGCGGTGGTCCTGTCGCGAGACGAAGGGGTGATCGGCGAGTACGGCGACCAGCAGCGCGTTTTCCCGCTGGCCTCGGTGACCAAACTGCTCTGCGCGTACGCAGTCCTGGTGGCCACCGAGGAAGGGGCCGTCGAACTCGACCAGTCCGCAGGCCCGGAGGGTTCGACGGTGCGTCATCTCCTGGCGCACGCGTCGGGCCTCGCCTTCGACGCGGACCGGGTGCAGACGGCACCGGGGCGCAAGCGGATCTACTCGAGCGCCGGCTACGAGGTGCTCGCCGACTTCCTCACCGCGGAGACGTCGATCGAGTTCGCCGACTACGTGGCGGAATCCGTGTTCGCTCCGCTGGCGATGACGGCGTCCGCTCTGGTCGGGCCCGCCGGCCACGGAGCGCAGGCGTCGGCGGGAGACCTCGGCCGCTTCGCCGCCGAACTGTTCCGCCCGGCGCTCATTTCGCCTCAGACGTTCGCAGACGCCACTTCGGTGCAATTCCCCGGACTGGACGGAATTCTGCCCGGATACGGCTCACAGCGTCCCAACGACTGGGGTCTGGGATTCGAGATCCGGTCGGGCAAGAGCCCGCACTGGACCGGTACGGGCAACTCGCCGCAGACCTTCGGACACTTCGGGCAGTCCGGCACGTTCCTCTGGGTCGATCCGGTCGCGGGACTGGCGTGCGTCGCGTTGACGGACCGCGACTTCGGCGACTGGGCCAAGCCCGTGTGGACCGAGCTGAGCGACGGTATCCTCTCGGAACGCCGACGACGATGA
- a CDS encoding DUF3145 domain-containing protein, with protein sequence MRALNQFADVTAGVVYIHSSPAALCPHIEWALTATLDCRANLKWTSQPASNGVLRATTNWVGPVGTASRLVNALRAWPMLRFEVTEDASEGVDGERFSHVPGMGLWHGSTSANGDVVVGEMRLRALMQAGGDIAAELDYALGTAWDEALEPFRSGGEGAEVTWLRRDVG encoded by the coding sequence GTGCGCGCATTGAATCAGTTCGCGGACGTGACGGCTGGTGTTGTCTATATCCACTCGTCGCCCGCCGCGTTGTGCCCCCATATCGAATGGGCGCTGACCGCGACCCTCGACTGCCGAGCGAACCTGAAATGGACCTCGCAGCCGGCCTCCAACGGCGTCCTGCGCGCGACCACCAATTGGGTGGGGCCCGTCGGCACCGCCTCGCGGTTGGTCAATGCGCTCCGCGCCTGGCCGATGCTGCGCTTCGAGGTCACCGAGGACGCCAGCGAGGGCGTGGACGGCGAACGGTTCAGTCACGTGCCCGGCATGGGTCTGTGGCACGGATCCACCAGCGCGAACGGCGATGTCGTCGTGGGGGAGATGCGTCTGCGGGCACTGATGCAGGCGGGCGGTGACATCGCCGCCGAACTGGACTACGCACTCGGAACCGCCTGGGACGAGGCGCTCGAGCCGTTCCGCAGCGGCGGCGAAGGCGCCGAGGTCACCTGGCTGCGCCGCGACGTCGGCTGA
- a CDS encoding acyl-CoA carboxylase subunit beta has product MTILAPATKSDASIDPRDPLARLEKLFDAGTVVPLHPRDKSGVLAASGNIDGVRTIAYCSDATVMGGAMGVEGCKHIVTAIDTALEEDAPIVGLWHSGGARLAEGVEALHAVGLVFEAMVRASGRVPQISVVLGFAAGGAAYGPALTDVVIMAPEARVFVTGPDVVRSVTGEQVDMVSLGGPDTHTKKSGVAHIAAHDEGDALHRARRLVSMFCEQGEFDQAAAAHGDTDLRALMPESAKRAYDVRPIVHELLDNVEGESSFEELQGNYARSIVTGLGRLGGRTVGVIANNPLRLGGCLNSESAEKSARFVRLCNAFGIPLVVVVDVPGYLPGVSMEWEGVVRRGAKLLHAFAEATVPRVTVVTRKIYGGAYIAMNSRALGATAVYAWPDAEVAVMGAKAAVGILHKRALAAAPEEEREALHERLAVEHESIAGGVDRAVAIGVVDEEIDPAKTRSVVTAALAAVPSTRGDHKNIPL; this is encoded by the coding sequence ATGACAATCCTGGCACCTGCGACGAAGTCCGATGCGTCGATCGATCCGCGCGATCCCCTTGCGCGTCTGGAGAAGCTGTTCGACGCCGGGACGGTCGTCCCGCTCCACCCGCGTGACAAGTCCGGTGTGCTGGCCGCGTCCGGCAACATCGACGGCGTCCGCACCATCGCCTACTGCTCCGATGCCACCGTCATGGGCGGCGCCATGGGTGTCGAGGGCTGCAAACACATCGTGACGGCGATCGACACCGCCCTCGAGGAAGATGCCCCCATCGTCGGGCTCTGGCACTCGGGTGGCGCGCGTCTCGCCGAGGGCGTCGAGGCTCTGCACGCGGTCGGACTGGTCTTCGAGGCCATGGTCCGCGCGTCCGGCCGCGTCCCACAGATTTCCGTCGTCCTCGGCTTCGCGGCCGGTGGAGCGGCATACGGTCCCGCGTTGACCGACGTCGTCATCATGGCGCCCGAGGCCCGCGTGTTCGTCACCGGACCCGACGTGGTCCGCAGCGTCACCGGCGAGCAGGTCGACATGGTGTCGCTCGGCGGCCCCGACACGCACACCAAGAAGTCGGGTGTGGCGCACATCGCCGCCCACGACGAGGGTGACGCTCTGCACCGGGCGCGCCGCCTGGTGTCCATGTTCTGCGAGCAGGGCGAGTTCGATCAGGCCGCGGCCGCGCACGGCGACACCGATCTCCGCGCGCTCATGCCGGAGTCGGCGAAACGCGCCTACGACGTCCGCCCGATCGTTCACGAACTTCTCGACAACGTCGAGGGTGAGTCGAGTTTCGAGGAACTGCAGGGCAATTACGCCCGCAGCATCGTCACCGGACTCGGACGCCTCGGCGGCCGCACGGTCGGTGTCATCGCCAACAACCCGCTCCGCCTGGGCGGGTGCCTGAACTCGGAGAGCGCCGAGAAGTCGGCTCGCTTCGTCCGGCTGTGCAACGCATTCGGCATCCCGCTGGTCGTGGTCGTGGACGTTCCCGGATACCTCCCCGGGGTGAGCATGGAATGGGAAGGCGTCGTGCGCCGCGGAGCCAAGCTGCTCCACGCGTTCGCCGAAGCCACCGTGCCCCGGGTGACGGTCGTGACCCGCAAGATCTACGGCGGCGCCTACATCGCCATGAACTCCCGCGCTCTCGGCGCCACCGCCGTCTACGCGTGGCCCGACGCCGAGGTCGCCGTCATGGGCGCCAAGGCGGCCGTGGGCATCCTGCACAAGCGGGCCCTGGCCGCGGCGCCGGAAGAAGAGCGCGAAGCCCTGCACGAGCGTCTGGCCGTCGAGCACGAGAGCATCGCCGGCGGCGTCGACCGTGCCGTCGCGATCGGTGTGGTGGACGAGGAGATCGACCCGGCCAAGACGCGCAGTGTCGTCACCGCCGCCCTCGCCGCCGTCCCCTCCACTCGCGGCGACCACAAGAACATCCCGCTGTGA
- a CDS encoding KasA/KasB family beta-ketoacyl-ACP synthase: MTSASTNGRQFPNIVVTSLAATTSIAGDVDATWKGLLAGESGIDTIQEAFVTENDLPVTIGGKLKVSPDESLSRVEIRRMSFVERLALVLGRQVWENAGSPEVDKDRLGVVIGTGLGGGEALIDAVEKMKAGGYRKVSPFAVQMVMPNGPSATVGLELGARAGVITPVSACSSGSEAIAHAYRMLVMGDADIIVAGGVEGYLDAVPIASFAMMRALSTRNDDPKAASRPFDKDRDGFVFGEAGAMMVLETEEHAKARGATIHARLLGAGITSDGFHIVAPDPSGSGAARAMTRAIETAGLTKKDIQHINAHATATPIGDTAEANAIKAAVGNHAAVYAPKSALGHSIGAVGALEAVLTVLSLRDGVIPPTLNLENQDPEIDLDVVKGEARYGEIDFAINNSFGFGGHNVALAFGRA, encoded by the coding sequence GTGACTTCCGCCTCGACCAACGGGAGACAGTTCCCCAACATCGTCGTCACCAGCCTCGCGGCTACGACGTCGATCGCTGGTGACGTGGATGCCACGTGGAAAGGCCTGTTGGCCGGCGAGAGCGGCATCGACACCATCCAGGAAGCGTTCGTCACGGAGAACGACCTTCCGGTGACGATCGGCGGCAAGCTGAAGGTGTCGCCCGACGAGTCGCTGTCCCGGGTCGAGATCCGCCGGATGAGCTTCGTCGAGCGGCTGGCACTCGTCCTGGGCCGTCAGGTCTGGGAGAACGCCGGCAGCCCGGAGGTCGACAAGGATCGCCTCGGCGTCGTCATCGGCACCGGACTCGGCGGCGGCGAAGCTCTGATCGACGCCGTCGAGAAGATGAAGGCCGGTGGCTACCGCAAGGTGTCGCCGTTCGCCGTCCAGATGGTGATGCCCAACGGTCCGTCGGCCACCGTCGGACTCGAGTTGGGGGCGCGTGCCGGAGTGATCACTCCCGTGTCGGCCTGCTCCTCGGGTTCCGAGGCCATCGCCCATGCGTACCGCATGCTGGTGATGGGCGACGCCGACATCATCGTCGCCGGTGGTGTGGAGGGTTACCTCGACGCCGTGCCGATCGCGAGTTTCGCGATGATGCGCGCGCTGAGCACCCGCAACGACGATCCGAAGGCGGCTTCACGGCCGTTCGACAAGGATCGCGACGGCTTCGTGTTCGGTGAGGCCGGAGCGATGATGGTCCTCGAGACCGAGGAGCACGCCAAGGCTCGCGGTGCCACCATCCACGCCCGCCTGCTGGGCGCGGGGATCACCTCCGACGGGTTCCACATCGTCGCTCCCGACCCCTCGGGTTCGGGCGCTGCGCGGGCCATGACGAGGGCGATCGAGACTGCTGGATTGACGAAGAAGGACATCCAGCACATCAACGCGCACGCCACGGCTACGCCGATCGGTGACACCGCCGAGGCGAACGCCATCAAGGCTGCCGTCGGCAACCATGCTGCGGTGTACGCACCGAAGTCCGCGTTGGGGCACTCGATCGGCGCCGTCGGTGCGCTCGAGGCGGTGCTCACGGTCCTGAGTCTGCGTGACGGAGTCATTCCGCCCACGCTGAATCTCGAGAATCAGGATCCAGAGATCGACCTGGATGTCGTCAAGGGCGAAGCCCGTTACGGCGAGATCGATTTCGCGATCAACAACTCGTTTGGTTTCGGTGGGCACAACGTCGCGCTCGCCTTCGGCCGGGCCTGA
- the acpM gene encoding meromycolate extension acyl carrier protein AcpM, with the protein MAATQEDIIAGLAEIIEEVTGIEPSEVTIEKSFVDDLDIDSLSMVEIAVQTEDKYGVKIPDEDLAGLRTVGDAVNYIQKLEAEGGADAEAVKAKLEAAKNDEE; encoded by the coding sequence GTGGCCGCCACCCAGGAAGACATCATCGCCGGACTCGCGGAGATCATCGAGGAGGTCACCGGTATTGAGCCGTCCGAGGTGACCATCGAAAAGTCTTTCGTCGACGACCTCGACATCGACTCCCTCTCCATGGTTGAGATCGCCGTCCAGACCGAGGACAAGTACGGCGTGAAGATCCCCGACGAGGATCTCGCCGGCCTGCGCACCGTCGGTGACGCCGTGAACTACATCCAGAAGCTCGAAGCAGAAGGTGGCGCCGACGCGGAGGCCGTGAAGGCCAAGCTCGAAGCTGCCAAGAACGACGAGGAGTGA
- a CDS encoding ACP S-malonyltransferase — translation MISLLAPGQGSQTPGMLIPWLELPGSHDRVALWSKAAGLDLVRLGTTATAEEITDTSVTQPLVVAAAILAFEELDARGLVPADTIAAGHSVGELAAAAVAGVLSADDAVALAAVRGAEMAKACALEPTGMSAVLGGDETEVLARLDELGLEPANRNAAGQIVAAGLLSALEELAANPPEKARVRALPVAGAFHTRFMAPAQEAVTEAASKITPGEPTRTLLSNADGAPVASGADALTKLAAQVTRPVRWDLCTASLRTAQVSAIAELPPAGTLVGIAKREMRGTPTLALKTPGDISALAELTELG, via the coding sequence GTGATTTCGTTGCTCGCCCCGGGTCAGGGCTCTCAGACTCCCGGCATGCTCATCCCTTGGTTGGAGCTGCCGGGTTCTCATGACCGTGTCGCACTGTGGTCGAAGGCTGCCGGCCTCGACCTCGTCCGCCTCGGTACCACCGCGACTGCAGAGGAGATCACCGACACGTCGGTGACTCAGCCCCTCGTCGTGGCCGCCGCGATCCTCGCGTTCGAGGAACTCGACGCGCGTGGCCTGGTTCCCGCAGACACCATCGCGGCCGGGCACTCCGTCGGTGAACTCGCCGCGGCCGCTGTCGCCGGGGTCCTCTCCGCCGACGACGCCGTCGCCCTCGCCGCCGTCCGCGGCGCGGAGATGGCCAAGGCCTGCGCACTCGAACCGACCGGCATGTCCGCGGTTCTCGGCGGCGACGAGACCGAGGTGCTCGCCCGCCTCGACGAACTTGGCCTCGAACCGGCCAACCGCAACGCCGCGGGCCAGATCGTCGCGGCAGGTCTGCTGTCGGCGCTCGAAGAACTCGCAGCCAACCCGCCGGAGAAGGCTCGGGTACGTGCGCTGCCCGTCGCGGGCGCGTTCCACACCCGGTTCATGGCTCCCGCGCAGGAGGCCGTCACCGAGGCTGCGTCCAAGATCACACCGGGTGAACCCACCCGCACTCTGCTCTCCAACGCCGACGGCGCACCGGTCGCATCCGGAGCCGACGCACTGACTAAGCTGGCCGCGCAGGTAACCCGACCTGTGCGTTGGGACCTGTGTACCGCAAGCCTGCGGACCGCTCAGGTCTCGGCGATCGCGGAACTTCCACCAGCCGGAACCCTGGTCGGTATCGCCAAGCGTGAAATGCGCGGCACACCGACTCTGGCACTCAAGACCCCGGGGGATATCTCCGCGCTAGCCGAACTGACAGAACTCGGCTAG
- a CDS encoding PucR family transcriptional regulator: MVEQSPLVSRRRQTRDPLPDALLRRVKQFSGRLSTEAVTTMQDQLPFFDDLDAAQRSNVQLLVQTAVVNFLEWLKNPDSDIRFSLDAFQVIPQDLARRLTLSQTVDMVRVAMEFFEQWLPALARNDQQLIALTEAVLRYGRELGFAAASVYASAAESRGAWDTRLEALVVDAVVRGDTGSDMLSRAATLNWDATAPATVIVGTPPEDERVSVVGTVHTIAQRHGRAALAVVQGSRLVMVVSGELQEGSGHSSFMTDLLGKFSDEPVIIGPTTPTLGAAHFSAVEALAAMQAVAGWRGAPRPVHAAELLPERALLGDNAAVTALNDHLVAPLAAAGGVLTDTLDAYLDCGGAVETCARQLFVHPNTVRYRLKRIAEVTGRDPTNPRDAYVLRVAATVGRLTHSHNEPISRLTPVTPFPFGEAGL; this comes from the coding sequence ATGGTCGAGCAGAGTCCGTTGGTCTCCCGCAGACGACAAACCCGGGATCCGTTGCCCGACGCACTGTTGCGTCGTGTCAAACAGTTCTCCGGGCGCCTCTCGACCGAGGCCGTCACGACGATGCAGGATCAACTGCCGTTCTTCGACGACCTCGACGCCGCTCAACGTTCCAATGTGCAGTTGCTGGTCCAGACCGCGGTGGTCAACTTCCTCGAATGGCTGAAGAACCCGGACAGTGACATCCGGTTCAGCCTGGACGCGTTCCAGGTGATTCCGCAGGATCTCGCACGCAGGCTCACCCTCAGCCAGACGGTGGACATGGTGCGGGTGGCGATGGAGTTCTTCGAGCAGTGGCTCCCGGCGCTCGCCCGCAACGACCAGCAGCTGATCGCCCTCACCGAGGCCGTGCTGCGCTACGGCCGCGAACTGGGTTTCGCGGCCGCCTCCGTGTATGCGAGTGCCGCGGAGTCCCGCGGCGCCTGGGACACCCGGCTCGAGGCCCTCGTGGTCGACGCCGTGGTCCGCGGCGACACCGGCTCCGACATGTTGTCGCGGGCGGCGACCCTCAACTGGGACGCCACCGCGCCCGCCACCGTCATCGTCGGCACACCGCCCGAGGACGAACGGGTCTCCGTCGTCGGCACCGTCCACACCATCGCGCAGAGGCACGGCCGCGCGGCGCTCGCCGTCGTGCAAGGTTCGAGGCTCGTGATGGTCGTCAGCGGCGAGCTGCAGGAGGGGTCGGGGCACTCGAGTTTCATGACCGACCTGCTCGGCAAGTTCTCGGACGAGCCCGTGATCATCGGGCCGACCACGCCGACGCTCGGCGCGGCCCACTTCAGTGCCGTCGAGGCGCTCGCGGCGATGCAGGCGGTCGCCGGGTGGCGGGGCGCTCCCCGGCCCGTCCACGCAGCCGAGTTGCTACCCGAGCGGGCACTGCTCGGAGACAACGCCGCAGTCACCGCTCTCAACGACCATCTGGTCGCTCCGCTGGCGGCCGCCGGAGGTGTTCTCACCGACACTCTGGACGCCTATCTCGACTGTGGAGGTGCGGTTGAGACTTGCGCCCGCCAGCTGTTTGTTCATCCAAATACTGTGCGGTATCGACTCAAGAGAATCGCCGAAGTCACAGGGCGCGATCCGACGAATCCGCGGGATGCGTATGTGCTCAGAGTGGCCGCCACCGTGGGTCGATTGACACATTCCCATAACGAACCCATATCACGTTTAACACCAGTCACACCCTTCCCATTCGGAGAAGCAGGGCTGTAA